The following proteins come from a genomic window of Heyndrickxia acidicola:
- a CDS encoding phosphotransferase, whose product MADAWSPEEIMTEQQAVLLIEEQFPKLIPARVELLGEGFDNTVFTVNDDYVFRFPRRSMAVELLRAERRLLPRIAPLLPIAIPEPLFAGSPSGGFPWLFLGYKKVNGQTPSNLTREERLQSVEPLARFLRELHQFPVEQAGLLGVPKDELGRLNLVKRKPKLLANLEKLHKLGLYSKLANIVQFAEGLPEDGSDSTEAALVHGDLHIRNILVDSKGAISGVIDWGDVHIGHPALDLSLVYSFFPSEGRERFFELYGEVSERWKQLAQFKAIYTLVLLLLYGHDLQDENIIRDCQASLSGILEES is encoded by the coding sequence ATGGCAGATGCATGGAGTCCTGAAGAGATCATGACAGAGCAGCAGGCCGTTTTGCTTATTGAAGAACAGTTCCCAAAGCTTATCCCTGCCAGAGTTGAGCTTCTTGGGGAAGGCTTTGACAATACGGTTTTTACAGTGAATGACGACTATGTTTTTCGGTTTCCGCGTCGCAGTATGGCGGTAGAGCTGCTGCGGGCAGAAAGGCGATTGCTTCCACGAATTGCCCCGCTGCTGCCTATTGCGATTCCTGAGCCCTTATTTGCCGGAAGTCCAAGCGGAGGCTTTCCATGGCTTTTTTTAGGCTATAAAAAAGTAAACGGACAAACCCCTTCCAATCTGACCAGGGAAGAACGGCTGCAGTCAGTGGAGCCGCTTGCCCGTTTCCTGAGGGAACTGCATCAATTTCCGGTGGAACAAGCGGGGCTTTTGGGTGTGCCCAAGGATGAACTGGGACGATTGAATCTGGTGAAAAGAAAGCCCAAACTCCTGGCCAATCTTGAAAAGCTTCATAAACTTGGGCTTTATAGTAAACTGGCGAATATTGTGCAATTTGCAGAGGGACTGCCGGAGGACGGATCAGATTCAACAGAAGCAGCACTGGTACACGGGGATCTTCATATCCGAAATATTCTAGTAGATTCAAAAGGCGCCATTTCGGGTGTCATTGATTGGGGAGATGTCCATATCGGCCACCCTGCACTTGATTTATCATTGGTTTACAGCTTTTTTCCTTCTGAGGGGCGTGAACGCTTTTTTGAGTTATATGGTGAGGTAAGTGAACGCTGGAAACAGCTCGCTCAATTCAAGGCTATCTATACATTGGTACTTTTACTGTTGTATGGACATGATCTGCAGGATGAGAATATAATACGCGATTGCCAGGCCTCCTTGTCCGGGATTTTAGAGGAATCGTAA
- a CDS encoding VOC family protein, translated as MAIKKFEHVGIQVKDLVTSIDFYTNVVGLELLKKEGHVDPAITLAFLGIEGEGEPLVEIIEGYNPNLPAEGKVHHLAFTVEDIEAEIERVKEHGVTFVEEAVTTLPNGAKYIFFYGPDGEWIEFFQPHI; from the coding sequence ATGGCCATTAAAAAGTTTGAACATGTAGGAATTCAAGTAAAGGATTTAGTAACAAGCATTGACTTTTACACTAATGTTGTGGGGCTGGAGCTTTTAAAAAAGGAAGGCCATGTTGATCCCGCCATTACCCTGGCATTTCTGGGAATAGAAGGTGAGGGCGAGCCTCTTGTAGAAATTATTGAAGGCTATAACCCTAATCTTCCTGCTGAAGGAAAGGTTCATCACCTGGCATTTACCGTGGAGGATATCGAGGCTGAAATCGAACGTGTAAAAGAACACGGTGTCACCTTTGTGGAGGAAGCTGTTACAACTCTTCCAAACGGTGCAAAATATATCTTCTTCTATGGGCCTGATGGCGAATGGATTGAGTTCTTCCAGCCGCATATTTAA
- a CDS encoding aspartyl-phosphate phosphatase Spo0E family protein, whose amino-acid sequence MTILLESIKLKNEITQLRKDMMTTAQQKGFNDPETLKYSQEIDRLTLKFKHIIVNKGLEAS is encoded by the coding sequence ATGACAATTTTATTAGAATCTATTAAATTAAAAAATGAAATAACTCAATTGAGAAAAGATATGATGACAACTGCCCAACAGAAGGGCTTCAACGATCCTGAGACACTAAAATACAGCCAGGAAATTGACAGGCTGACATTAAAGTTTAAACATATCATTGTAAACAAAGGCTTAGAAGCATCTTAA
- a CDS encoding iron chaperone has protein sequence MGKDKEKYQTVDEYIMQFPAEVQDTLQELRVIIKESASEAEETISYQMPAFALNGTLVYFAAWKKHIGFYPTSSGMNAFKEEVAEYKGTKDSIHFPFTKPLPKELIRKIVEFRAAENKNKGKEKIK, from the coding sequence ATGGGAAAAGATAAAGAGAAATATCAAACGGTTGACGAATACATAATGCAGTTTCCTGCCGAGGTTCAAGATACACTTCAAGAATTAAGAGTCATTATAAAAGAGTCAGCATCTGAAGCCGAAGAAACAATAAGCTACCAAATGCCGGCTTTTGCATTAAATGGAACGTTAGTATATTTTGCTGCTTGGAAGAAGCATATAGGATTTTATCCAACTTCCAGTGGAATGAATGCCTTTAAAGAAGAAGTGGCAGAGTATAAAGGTACAAAAGATTCAATCCATTTTCCTTTCACTAAGCCGCTGCCTAAAGAACTTATTAGGAAGATAGTGGAGTTTAGAGCTGCAGAGAATAAGAACAAGGGCAAGGAAAAAATAAAATAA
- a CDS encoding DUF378 domain-containing protein, whose amino-acid sequence MKAFNVIALILLIIGGINWLLVGLFQFDLVAAIFGGQSGAIARIVYVIVGLCALYSLVFIPFVNRERRTPLEH is encoded by the coding sequence TTGAAAGCGTTTAATGTTATCGCATTGATTCTTTTGATTATTGGCGGAATTAACTGGCTATTAGTAGGATTATTTCAATTTGACCTTGTTGCAGCGATTTTCGGGGGACAAAGCGGAGCGATCGCAAGAATTGTATACGTAATTGTAGGACTTTGTGCGTTATATTCCTTGGTCTTTATCCCATTTGTGAACCGTGAAAGAAGAACACCTTTAGAACATTAA
- a CDS encoding STAS domain-containing protein: MKHELMYIGNKIIQNSQLLAEHVGRKQGDAFEKKLDAAPLPLEERIEYRASLIQLFGQALYRENKDIVREVEKWANNAGHAAIFNHLPLNDALQAITCYRTVIWDVFSEELEKNQFSAITMLDVSRIIDPLLDQISRIYGKLYDEHNQHLMKLAYTALEELSVPVVPIFDYVAVIPLVGAIDTHRAKLIMEVALEEGARLKLTDIILDVSGVPIIDTMVADQLLQIIKAIRLTGISVIITGVRPEIAQTIVSLGVSFGDIRTLASMKQALKELGFKKEK; this comes from the coding sequence ATGAAACACGAATTAATGTATATCGGAAATAAAATTATTCAAAACAGCCAGCTGCTGGCTGAGCATGTTGGGAGAAAGCAAGGCGATGCATTTGAGAAAAAGCTGGATGCTGCTCCTCTCCCGCTCGAGGAACGAATAGAATATCGGGCTAGTCTTATACAGCTATTTGGGCAAGCTCTGTATAGGGAAAACAAAGATATAGTAAGAGAGGTTGAAAAATGGGCCAACAATGCAGGACATGCTGCAATATTCAACCATTTACCCTTAAATGATGCGCTTCAAGCCATTACATGCTATCGAACGGTTATTTGGGATGTTTTTTCTGAAGAGCTTGAAAAAAACCAGTTCTCGGCTATAACCATGCTCGACGTTTCAAGGATTATTGACCCTTTGCTCGATCAGATAAGCCGTATTTATGGAAAGCTCTATGACGAACATAATCAACATCTGATGAAGCTTGCATACACAGCACTGGAAGAGCTGTCTGTTCCTGTCGTGCCTATTTTTGACTATGTTGCCGTTATCCCTTTAGTAGGGGCCATTGATACACATCGTGCAAAGCTTATTATGGAGGTAGCCTTGGAGGAAGGAGCTCGGCTTAAGCTCACTGATATCATCCTGGATGTCTCAGGTGTTCCCATTATTGATACCATGGTGGCTGACCAGCTTCTCCAAATTATAAAAGCCATTCGGCTGACAGGCATCTCAGTCATTATTACAGGGGTCCGTCCGGAAATTGCCCAAACCATTGTGAGCCTTGGCGTTAGCTTTGGAGACATCCGAACACTGGCAAGCATGAAGCAAGCGCTAAAGGAACTTGGCTTCAAAAAAGAAAAATAA
- a CDS encoding EAL domain-containing protein, with protein MTIHEVIEKGNFTHHYQPIYNIQSNSVIGYEGLLRSEKYPNPEQAFLEAKEKNSLFELDSRSLQKAIFTYQSAGYSIDNGLLFLNIIPSTLENKDFLNFVNKIMKENQGQQLVLEISETEEMTVSSEMIRKLEKLRGLGIRIAVDDFGKSYSHFKTIIEVVPEFIKLDRYLTADLSSSLKKQAIIQYCLDFCSQFNSKLILEGIETELELEMAKQLGVIYAQGFFLGRPAILPKAYQQVVV; from the coding sequence ATGACAATTCATGAGGTCATTGAGAAAGGAAACTTCACACATCATTATCAGCCCATTTATAACATTCAAAGTAACTCAGTGATTGGTTATGAAGGGCTGCTTCGTTCGGAAAAATATCCTAATCCGGAGCAGGCATTTTTAGAGGCAAAAGAGAAGAACAGTCTTTTTGAGCTGGATTCTCGTTCACTTCAAAAGGCCATTTTCACATATCAATCCGCCGGATATTCAATTGATAACGGGCTATTATTCCTGAATATTATTCCATCCACATTAGAAAACAAAGATTTTTTAAATTTTGTGAATAAAATAATGAAGGAGAACCAAGGCCAACAACTCGTACTGGAAATTAGTGAAACTGAGGAAATGACGGTAAGCAGTGAAATGATAAGAAAGCTGGAAAAACTAAGAGGCCTTGGCATCAGGATTGCAGTTGATGATTTTGGAAAAAGCTATTCTCATTTCAAAACCATTATTGAAGTGGTTCCTGAATTTATTAAATTAGATCGGTATTTGACTGCGGATCTATCTTCTTCCTTAAAAAAGCAAGCGATCATCCAATATTGCCTGGATTTTTGCAGCCAATTTAACAGCAAGCTTATTTTAGAAGGGATTGAAACAGAACTGGAGCTGGAGATGGCAAAGCAGCTTGGTGTGATATATGCTCAAGGGTTTTTTCTTGGAAGACCGGCAATACTTCCCAAAGCATACCAGCAGGTGGTTGTTTAA
- a CDS encoding STAS domain-containing protein: MNSLVLEKLSVAVMAIDNHFTITVANQMCKTILGIEPKEAIGRNIDKFFNYPPEFTRTLQHTLERGENYYYEVFPYNWGPYEKTLSQRSVLLKDENGEIAGAMIEFEDITERYLEQEEYKAFMEEIAISIIPVAERIGMVVLQNLPFDLGLDGFNNLCARAMEKTKNLKLRSLVLDASSLPAVRILSSIQSFKNILAAFRLIGIEIVIAGITPEVAIQVVNEGIDFTDMETFADMLQALEFLKGKLK; encoded by the coding sequence ATGAATTCACTAGTTTTGGAGAAATTGAGCGTTGCAGTAATGGCCATCGATAACCATTTTACCATTACAGTTGCAAATCAAATGTGCAAGACCATATTAGGAATTGAGCCTAAAGAGGCGATTGGCAGAAACATTGATAAATTTTTTAATTATCCTCCAGAGTTCACAAGGACTCTTCAGCATACTCTTGAAAGAGGCGAAAACTATTATTATGAGGTCTTCCCTTATAACTGGGGCCCCTATGAGAAAACACTGAGCCAGCGCTCTGTGCTGCTAAAGGATGAAAATGGTGAAATTGCGGGTGCCATGATTGAATTTGAAGATATTACAGAGCGCTACCTTGAACAGGAAGAATACAAAGCCTTTATGGAGGAAATCGCTATTAGCATTATTCCAGTGGCAGAGAGAATTGGCATGGTTGTCCTTCAAAATCTTCCTTTTGATCTCGGGCTCGATGGTTTTAACAATCTGTGTGCAAGGGCAATGGAAAAAACAAAGAATCTGAAGCTCCGTTCTTTGGTTCTCGATGCTTCTTCCCTTCCTGCTGTCAGGATCCTGTCCTCTATCCAATCCTTTAAAAACATTTTGGCAGCTTTTAGGCTGATCGGGATTGAAATTGTTATTGCAGGAATTACCCCTGAAGTAGCCATTCAGGTAGTGAATGAAGGCATTGATTTTACGGACATGGAAACATTTGCCGATATGCTTCAGGCGTTGGAATTTCTAAAAGGGAAATTAAAGTGA
- a CDS encoding GNAT family N-acetyltransferase — MEPILLDFPNEFETERLIIRMPKPGDGKAVWEAIQASIEELKPWMPWAKIDQTIEETEANTRESYVAFLKREDLRLLVFLKDSGQFIASSGLHRINWSIPKFEIGYWIDTRFSGKGYMTEAAQGIEEFARRELKARRIEIRCDSTNVKSRAIPERLGFTLEGILKNESRAILGDGLRDMCVFAKVFD; from the coding sequence ATGGAACCAATTCTTTTAGATTTTCCTAACGAGTTTGAAACAGAGCGGTTAATCATTCGAATGCCAAAGCCTGGCGATGGAAAAGCGGTCTGGGAAGCGATTCAAGCATCAATTGAAGAGCTGAAGCCATGGATGCCGTGGGCTAAAATAGATCAAACGATTGAAGAAACCGAAGCAAATACCAGAGAGTCATATGTGGCTTTTTTAAAGCGTGAAGACTTAAGGCTGCTGGTATTTTTAAAAGATAGCGGACAATTTATTGCTTCTTCAGGCCTGCATCGAATCAATTGGTCCATCCCAAAGTTTGAAATCGGCTATTGGATTGATACAAGATTTAGCGGTAAAGGGTATATGACAGAAGCAGCACAGGGAATTGAGGAATTCGCAAGACGTGAGCTGAAAGCGCGACGGATTGAAATTCGCTGCGATTCCACAAACGTCAAAAGCAGAGCCATCCCTGAACGCTTAGGATTTACATTGGAAGGCATCCTGAAAAATGAAAGCCGCGCCATTTTGGGAGATGGGTTAAGGGATATGTGTGTGTTTGCTAAGGTGTTTGATTGA
- a CDS encoding nitroreductase family protein has product MELAQLIKERRTVNAYEDRPVSVELVKELLDTAMWAPNHRMTQPFRFILTVGDGRKRLAEVSRNVAKKKEKDPDLREKAGEAGYQKLMGSPVLLTVVMKEDPNLGIREEDYATASCVIQNLHLLALEKELGMAWKTPAYILQSDFREAIGVEPGEKIVGLVHLGYPAKIPPAKTRKPLDELLTIIDHE; this is encoded by the coding sequence ATGGAATTAGCTCAGCTTATTAAAGAAAGACGTACCGTTAACGCATATGAGGATCGTCCGGTTTCTGTAGAGTTAGTGAAAGAATTGCTGGACACTGCCATGTGGGCTCCAAATCACAGAATGACCCAGCCTTTCCGCTTTATCCTGACGGTAGGCGACGGCAGAAAACGCCTAGCTGAAGTAAGCAGAAATGTTGCGAAAAAGAAAGAAAAGGATCCAGATTTAAGAGAAAAAGCCGGAGAAGCAGGCTACCAAAAGCTTATGGGCTCTCCTGTCCTCTTAACGGTCGTGATGAAAGAAGACCCTAATCTCGGAATACGTGAAGAAGATTACGCTACAGCCAGCTGCGTTATTCAAAATCTTCACCTCCTTGCACTGGAAAAAGAACTTGGCATGGCCTGGAAAACACCTGCTTACATTCTTCAATCGGATTTTCGTGAAGCAATCGGCGTTGAACCCGGCGAGAAAATTGTTGGGTTAGTCCACCTTGGTTATCCAGCAAAAATTCCTCCTGCTAAAACGCGTAAACCGCTTGATGAACTATTAACGATTATCGACCATGAATAA
- a CDS encoding acyl-CoA dehydrogenase family protein has translation MNLLSIQTLDERLGAIRKLSLPFQERAADNDKTGRFPFENIEELKNSKYTALTVPKEFGGGGISLYELVRLQEAIAVGDGATSLSIGWHMGMMMNLSEERPWEPSLLKEVFDYAVNGAVFNTYATEAQTGSPTRGGKPTTLAKRAGDGWSITGSKTFSTMAPMVDFFVVTATIEETNEIGSFLVPRHAEGVKMEETWDSIAMRSTGSHDIILEQVKVPAHHLAQTSGNRKSSAPGYLLHIPACYLGIAEAAKREAISFAKNYTPNSLSHPIAELPAIQQKIGEMELKLMQARLFLYSVAKQWDEAQGEERNQLVPELSAAKMTVTNLGIEAVDLAMRIVGARSLSEKSPLQRLYRDIRAGLHNPPMDDITLLQLAKREINKL, from the coding sequence GTGAATCTTTTATCCATTCAGACACTTGATGAACGGTTAGGTGCAATCCGAAAGCTTTCCCTTCCTTTTCAGGAACGTGCAGCCGACAATGATAAAACTGGCCGGTTTCCTTTTGAAAATATAGAGGAACTGAAAAATAGTAAATATACCGCCTTAACAGTCCCAAAGGAATTTGGAGGCGGCGGAATTTCCTTATATGAGCTTGTACGTCTGCAGGAAGCTATTGCGGTAGGTGACGGCGCTACCTCGCTTTCCATTGGATGGCATATGGGGATGATGATGAATCTTTCTGAAGAAAGGCCATGGGAGCCTTCTTTATTAAAAGAAGTGTTTGATTATGCCGTAAATGGTGCTGTTTTTAACACATACGCAACAGAAGCTCAAACCGGGAGCCCTACACGCGGAGGAAAGCCGACAACACTTGCGAAGAGGGCAGGAGACGGGTGGAGCATTACAGGGAGTAAAACGTTTTCCACGATGGCACCTATGGTCGATTTTTTTGTCGTGACAGCAACGATAGAGGAGACAAATGAAATTGGAAGCTTTTTGGTTCCGCGCCATGCTGAAGGGGTTAAGATGGAGGAAACCTGGGACAGCATTGCCATGAGATCGACGGGAAGCCATGATATCATTCTTGAACAAGTAAAAGTTCCCGCTCATCACCTGGCCCAAACATCAGGGAACCGCAAAAGCTCAGCCCCTGGCTATCTGTTGCATATTCCTGCCTGCTATTTGGGGATTGCAGAGGCCGCGAAACGGGAAGCCATTTCCTTTGCAAAGAATTACACGCCGAACAGTCTTTCTCATCCGATTGCAGAGCTGCCCGCTATCCAGCAAAAAATCGGTGAGATGGAATTGAAGCTGATGCAGGCACGCTTATTTCTTTACTCTGTAGCAAAGCAGTGGGATGAAGCACAGGGAGAGGAACGAAATCAGCTTGTGCCAGAGCTGAGTGCTGCCAAAATGACGGTCACGAATTTGGGCATTGAAGCGGTAGATTTGGCAATGAGAATCGTCGGTGCCAGAAGTCTTTCTGAGAAAAGCCCGCTTCAGCGCCTGTACAGGGACATTCGTGCTGGCCTGCATAATCCGCCGATGGACGACATCACGCTGCTCCAGCTGGCAAAGCGTGAAATAAACAAGCTGTAG
- a CDS encoding YjcZ family sporulation protein: MDGAGYGSGFALLVVLFILLIIVGAAYVY, from the coding sequence ATGGATGGTGCAGGATATGGTAGCGGTTTTGCGTTGCTTGTTGTGCTGTTTATTTTGCTCATAATTGTTGGAGCAGCATATGTATATTAA
- a CDS encoding YjcZ family sporulation protein, with amino-acid sequence MYGFGGYGYGGGCGGGYGYGGGYGLGAGFALIVVLFILLIIVGSAWL; translated from the coding sequence ATGTACGGATTCGGCGGATATGGCTATGGCGGAGGCTGCGGCGGCGGATATGGCTACGGCGGGGGCTACGGATTAGGCGCGGGCTTTGCTTTAATTGTAGTTTTATTTATTTTGTTAATTATTGTTGGGTCTGCTTGGTTATAA
- a CDS encoding cold-shock protein yields the protein MAYFKGQKEPVPEVETSVWSCTSDSCQGWMREEFSFGENPECPLCHSEMEKEVRVLPVITK from the coding sequence ATGGCGTATTTTAAAGGCCAGAAAGAACCTGTTCCTGAAGTAGAAACGTCCGTTTGGTCCTGTACAAGCGACAGCTGCCAAGGCTGGATGAGAGAAGAATTTTCATTCGGAGAAAATCCAGAATGTCCATTATGTCATTCTGAAATGGAGAAAGAAGTAAGGGTTTTGCCAGTTATTACTAAATAA
- a CDS encoding DUF6254 family protein yields the protein MTKSKHEQERQWKVRKQSQNPHGKVTSLEEFAEDVGSVSNKKKK from the coding sequence ATGACAAAATCCAAACATGAACAAGAACGGCAGTGGAAAGTCCGAAAACAATCGCAAAATCCACACGGCAAGGTCACTTCCTTGGAGGAGTTTGCGGAGGATGTAGGATCTGTATCGAATAAAAAGAAAAAATAA
- a CDS encoding CvfB family protein: MDNLQAGTVVTLDVDRDVEFGYFLTNGEEDVLLHHNEMTEGFDPDQPVTVFLFQDHQGRLAATMTIPFIVMGKYEWAEVVEVRDDLGVFVNIGISKDILVSKDDLPAIYSLWPEVGDRLFVTLKTDRRGRLFGKLAVEDIIRGVAAKATRKDFNKNVTGWAYRLLKVGTFILTIENYIGFIHESQRKEEPRLGQKVEGRIVDVKEDGSVNVSLLGRKQETMGEDADEILAYMDSRGGKMPFWDKSTPEDILDRFDMSKASFKRALGKLMKEGVVYQEEGWTYRKE; this comes from the coding sequence ATGGATAATTTGCAAGCAGGGACAGTTGTAACCCTCGATGTGGATCGTGACGTAGAGTTTGGCTACTTCCTGACAAATGGTGAAGAAGACGTACTGCTCCATCATAATGAAATGACAGAAGGGTTCGATCCTGATCAGCCGGTCACGGTGTTTCTTTTTCAAGATCACCAGGGAAGGCTTGCGGCAACTATGACCATTCCTTTTATTGTAATGGGCAAATATGAGTGGGCTGAGGTCGTTGAGGTAAGGGATGACCTAGGTGTGTTCGTAAACATCGGAATCAGTAAAGATATCCTTGTGTCAAAAGATGATCTTCCTGCAATCTACTCTTTATGGCCTGAAGTGGGCGACCGTTTATTCGTTACGTTGAAAACGGACAGGCGCGGACGTTTGTTTGGAAAGCTGGCGGTAGAGGATATTATCCGCGGAGTAGCAGCAAAAGCAACACGCAAGGACTTTAATAAAAATGTAACCGGATGGGCCTACCGGCTTTTAAAAGTAGGGACCTTTATTTTAACCATTGAAAATTACATTGGCTTCATCCACGAGTCCCAGCGCAAAGAGGAACCAAGGCTTGGCCAAAAGGTTGAAGGGCGCATTGTGGATGTGAAAGAGGACGGGTCGGTCAATGTTTCTTTGCTTGGACGCAAACAAGAAACGATGGGGGAGGATGCTGATGAAATCCTTGCCTACATGGACAGCCGCGGCGGAAAAATGCCTTTTTGGGATAAAAGTACCCCTGAGGACATTCTGGATCGCTTTGATATGAGCAAAGCTTCTTTTAAAAGGGCTCTTGGCAAGCTGATGAAGGAAGGCGTCGTATACCAGGAAGAGGGCTGGACATACCGAAAAGAATAG
- a CDS encoding VOC family protein produces the protein MIPQRISLITIGAKNLPALRSFYQRLVWEETEISSDQYAVFKTAGVLLSLFPIEELAKDAGIPVEEAAKSGFSGITLAINVDKKEDVDHAIELVREAGGTILREPSDAFWGGRTSYFTDPENNCWELAWNPDSVFDERGAMISF, from the coding sequence ATGATTCCACAAAGAATAAGCTTAATTACCATCGGGGCAAAAAATTTGCCGGCACTCCGGTCTTTTTATCAGCGGCTGGTCTGGGAGGAAACGGAAATCAGTTCAGACCAATATGCAGTATTCAAAACTGCCGGAGTACTGCTTAGCTTATTTCCGATTGAAGAGCTGGCGAAGGATGCAGGGATTCCAGTGGAGGAAGCGGCAAAATCCGGCTTTAGCGGTATTACCCTCGCCATTAATGTCGACAAAAAAGAAGATGTAGACCATGCCATTGAGCTTGTACGGGAGGCTGGAGGTACCATCCTTCGTGAACCAAGCGATGCCTTCTGGGGCGGGAGAACGTCTTATTTTACCGACCCTGAAAATAACTGCTGGGAGCTCGCCTGGAATCCTGATTCCGTTTTTGATGAGCGCGGAGCTATGATCAGCTTTTAA
- a CDS encoding helix-turn-helix transcriptional regulator, translating to MQNKIKEMRKKMGITQERLAAQCGVVRQTINCIENDKYDPTLALAFKMADILNVKVDELFIYE from the coding sequence ATGCAAAATAAGATAAAAGAAATGCGAAAAAAAATGGGTATTACCCAGGAAAGACTGGCTGCCCAGTGCGGGGTTGTCAGGCAGACGATTAACTGCATTGAAAATGATAAGTATGACCCTACGCTGGCCCTTGCTTTTAAAATGGCGGATATCCTAAATGTAAAGGTGGATGAATTGTTTATTTATGAGTAA
- the def gene encoding peptide deformylase, with protein MSKFTADYILKMNDIVREGDPILRTVTKEVELPLSKEDKETLLCMLQFLKNSQDPVLSKKYHLRGGVGLSANQIGLDKRMFAVYVKDEEGNAHEYMLVNPKIISHSVTKSYLADGEGCLSVDRPVPGFVPRSERIKVRAYDLDGKEVVLRLKGLMSIVFQHEIDHLNGIMFYDHINKENPFKLPEDASIKSL; from the coding sequence ATGAGTAAGTTTACTGCAGATTATATTTTAAAAATGAATGATATTGTAAGAGAAGGCGACCCGATTTTGAGAACTGTCACAAAAGAGGTTGAGCTGCCTTTATCGAAGGAAGACAAAGAAACGCTTTTGTGCATGCTGCAATTTTTGAAAAACAGCCAGGATCCAGTTTTATCAAAGAAATACCACTTGCGCGGCGGAGTGGGGCTTTCTGCGAACCAAATTGGGCTTGATAAGCGTATGTTTGCGGTTTATGTAAAGGATGAGGAAGGCAATGCGCATGAATATATGCTGGTAAACCCTAAAATTATCAGCCATTCTGTTACAAAAAGCTATCTGGCTGACGGGGAAGGCTGCCTTTCAGTGGACCGTCCTGTGCCCGGATTTGTACCACGCTCAGAACGCATCAAGGTACGGGCCTACGATTTGGACGGAAAAGAAGTGGTTCTTCGCCTGAAGGGTCTCATGTCCATCGTCTTCCAGCACGAAATTGATCACTTAAATGGAATCATGTTCTACGATCACATCAACAAAGAAAATCCTTTTAAATTGCCGGAGGATGCTTCCATAAAAAGCCTCTAA
- the gloA2 gene encoding SMU1112c/YaeR family gloxylase I-like metalloprotein: MFKSLHHIAIICSDYQRSKHFYVDLLGFKVIREVYREERDSFKLDLSLNGQYMIELFSFPSPPKRVGYPEAAGLRHLAFEVESIEETIQELNKKGIETEEVRMDPFTQKAFTFFKDPDGLPLELYQS; encoded by the coding sequence ATGTTTAAAAGCCTTCATCATATTGCGATTATTTGTTCGGATTACCAAAGGTCAAAGCATTTTTACGTTGACCTGCTTGGCTTCAAGGTCATAAGGGAAGTGTATCGGGAGGAACGGGATTCCTTTAAGCTTGACCTTTCTTTGAATGGCCAATATATGATTGAGCTTTTTTCATTCCCATCTCCGCCAAAGCGGGTAGGCTATCCGGAAGCTGCTGGTCTGCGCCATCTCGCATTTGAAGTGGAATCCATCGAAGAAACCATCCAAGAACTGAATAAAAAGGGGATTGAGACAGAAGAGGTGCGAATGGATCCTTTTACACAAAAGGCCTTCACCTTTTTTAAAGATCCCGATGGACTGCCGCTTGAGCTGTATCAATCGTAG